A genomic window from Algoriphagus sp. Y33 includes:
- a CDS encoding aspartate aminotransferase family protein yields MKLFDVYPLIPVTIAKADGAKLWDEQGQEYLDLYGGHAVISIGHTHPHYVKRIKDQLNQVAFYSNSVQIPIQQEYAEKLGNLSGYPEYELFLCNSGAEANENAIKLASFATGRSGFIAFSGSFHGRTSGAVALTDNPKIVAPCNAREDFHILPWADLNAVEETLKSNEIAGIIIEGIQGVNGIQVPSPDFLKGLASLAHQYGTKLILDEVQSGFGRTGKFFAHQLVDGIKPDIISMAKGMGNGFPIGGILISPEFKATYGLLGTTFGGNHLACAAALAVVEVIEEECLLSNAAKLGEQLLEELNEIPEITGIRGTGLMIGIDLDREAGPVRSELVKKYHMFTGSAAGKNTIRLLPPLNIGWNQLNSFLSALKEILSQSPSS; encoded by the coding sequence ATGAAATTATTTGATGTATATCCGCTGATTCCCGTGACCATAGCTAAGGCAGATGGTGCTAAACTTTGGGACGAACAGGGACAGGAATATTTAGATCTATATGGCGGTCATGCCGTCATTTCAATCGGACACACACATCCCCATTATGTAAAGCGGATCAAGGATCAGTTGAATCAGGTCGCTTTCTATTCCAATTCGGTTCAAATACCCATTCAACAAGAATACGCCGAAAAACTTGGAAATCTTTCCGGCTATCCTGAGTATGAACTTTTTCTGTGCAATTCAGGTGCTGAAGCAAACGAGAATGCCATCAAGCTTGCCTCTTTTGCGACCGGAAGATCAGGGTTTATTGCTTTCTCCGGTAGCTTTCATGGAAGAACTTCAGGGGCAGTAGCTTTGACGGACAATCCAAAAATCGTTGCTCCCTGCAATGCACGGGAAGATTTTCATATTCTTCCATGGGCCGATTTGAACGCTGTGGAAGAGACATTGAAATCCAATGAAATAGCCGGTATAATCATCGAAGGTATCCAGGGAGTCAATGGTATTCAGGTTCCAAGTCCTGATTTCTTGAAAGGATTGGCTTCTTTAGCCCATCAGTATGGAACGAAATTGATTTTAGATGAGGTTCAGTCAGGCTTTGGACGTACCGGAAAATTCTTTGCCCATCAGTTAGTTGATGGGATAAAACCGGATATCATCAGCATGGCTAAAGGAATGGGTAATGGTTTTCCGATTGGAGGAATTCTGATTTCTCCTGAGTTTAAAGCCACCTATGGACTTTTGGGTACTACATTCGGGGGCAACCACTTAGCTTGTGCAGCGGCATTGGCGGTGGTGGAAGTAATTGAAGAAGAATGTCTTCTGTCAAATGCAGCAAAACTTGGAGAACAGCTGTTGGAAGAACTAAACGAAATTCCGGAAATCACAGGTATTCGTGGTACGGGATTGATGATAGGCATTGATCTCGACCGGGAAGCCGGACCGGTACGCTCAGAATTGGTTAAGAAATACCACATGTTCACCGGAAGTGCCGCAGGAAAGAATACGATAAGACTGCTGCCACCTTTAAATATCGGGTGGAATCAATTAAATTCGTTTTTATCCGCATTAAAAGAAATATTAAGTCAATCCCCTTCCAGTTAA